A single region of the Diadema setosum chromosome 14, eeDiaSeto1, whole genome shotgun sequence genome encodes:
- the LOC140238148 gene encoding sodium-dependent phosphate transport protein 2C-like, which produces MVLSEHTESIPRSSTPDADMRDMEDLQTAEPLLSSSARLSSPARTPPPPYSLVPDMESQIIYEIRKVDLADAEAANGDICLDLERDVAEKETKNKASVGGTLLGDEEAPAGAEEEEDPWALAELKDTGTPWKELSCCMKLRYAFVNWFFKPILIVALLYFFICSLDLMSSAFRLLGGKEAGEVFAQNDLLNNPICGLMIGILATVLVQSSSTSTSIVVTIVAAGILPVRPAIYIVMGANIGTSVTNTIVSMAQSGNRAEFRRAFGGATVHDMFNWLSVICLLPLEAATGYLYFLTSKIVDSFHIETNEDVKVELLKVLTKPFSKRIIQIDSKKIAKIATGEIESQGQSLLKVWCKKEKMPRIVNETVSALVANSTGAAPTADGFNATTTGYPLWWDATASTSTPPSTNATAVAATTTIATTNVVQPVTEVVDIGVEKCHFLFNNTDLSDRAIGGILLVIALVMLCGCLIMMVKTLNSLLKGRVAGIIRRTINADFPGPFSFLTGYFAILVGAGVTFLVQSSSVFTSAMTPLVGVGVITLDRMYPLTLGSNIGTTATGLLAAMASSGDKLENSIQIALCHLFFNISGIILWYPIPVMRKVPILLAKKLGNTTAKYRWFAIMYLILMFFVLPLTVFGLSLISIWCLVAVGSPLILLAIFIVVVNVLQTKKPHFLPEKLRTWDFLPLCLHSLAPLDHLISKMLQTIKNCCPCNRNSKGALNVSGQPLVSSNNASPVKVHYDVVNERTDTLPASDLSNANGAERLSTL; this is translated from the exons ATGGTACTCTCCGAACATACCGAATCAATTCCACGGAGTAGTACTCCTGACGCCGATATGCGCGATATGGAGGATCTACAGACAGCAGAACCTTTACTTTCCTCTTCAGCAAGATTATCAAGTCCTGCAAGAACACCTCCACCGCCATATTCACTGGTGCCGGACATGGAATCACAAATTATTTACGAAATTCGAAAG GTCGATTTGGCCGATGCCGAAGCTGCGAATGGCGATATTTGTCTCGATCTTGAACGTGATGTTGCCGAGAAAGAGACCAAGAACAAAGCCTCGGTGGGAGGAACTCTCCTTGGAGACGAAGAAGCGCCTGCCGGAGCCGAAGAGGAAGAAGATCCATGGGCTTTGGCGGAACTGAAAGACACTGGCACTCCATGGAAAG AACTGTCATGCTGTATGAAGCTGAGGTATGCATTTGTCAACTGGTTCTTCAAGCCCATCCTCATCGTCGCGCTGCTGTACTTTTTCATCTGCTCGCTGGATCTAATGAGCTCTGCTTTCCGCCTCCTTGGTGGCAAGGAGGCAGGTGAGGTCTTTGCCCAGAATGACCTGCTCAACAACCCAATCTGTGGACTCATGATTGGAATCCTGGCCACTGTCCTTGTTCAGAGCTCGTCAACATCTACCTCCATTGTTGTGACTATCGTGGCTGCAGGAA TTCTTCCCGTCCGTCCTGCCATCTACATTGTCATGGGCGCCAATATCGGAACATCTGTCACGAACACCATCGTCTCCATGGCCCAGTCTGGCAACCGGGCAGAGTTCCGCCGCGCTTTCGGTGGCGCCACTGTCCACGACATGTTCAACTGGCTGTCTGTCATCTGCCTGCTGCCCTTGGAGGCTGCTACTGGCTACCTCTACTTCCTGACCAGCAAGATTGTGGACTCCTTTCACATAGAAACCAATGAGGATGTCAAAGTGGAACTGCTGAAGGTCCTGACCAAGCCCTTTTCCAAGAGGATCATCCAG ATTGACAGTAAAAAGATTGCCAAGATTGCCACTGGAGAGATCGAATCCCAGGGACAGTCTCTTCTAAAAGTCTGGTGCAAGAAAGAGAAGATGCCGAGGATCGTCAACGAGACTGTCAGTGCCCTTGTCGCCAACTCCACCGGTGCTGCCCCCACAGCTGATGGTTTCAACGCCACGACCACTGGATACCCTCTCTGGTGGGATGCTACAGCCAGCACTTCCACCCCGCCCAGTACCAATGCCACTGCAGTGGCTGCAACTAccaccatagcaacaacaaatgTGGTTCAGCCAGTCACAGAGGTGGTGGACATTGGAGTAGAGAAAT gTCACTTCTTGTTCAACAATACTGATTTGTCAGACCGAGCCATTGGTGGCATCCTCCTGGTTATAGCTCTGGTGATGCTGTGTGGCTGTCTCATCATGATGGTCAAGACCCTCAATTCATTGCTGAAAGGTCGCGTAGCTGGCATTATTCGACGCACCATCAATGCCGACTTCCCTGGACCTTTCTCCTTCCTCACTGGCTACTTTGCTATCCTGGTGGGTGCTGGGGTGACATTCCTCGTCCAGAGCAGCTCGGTCTTCACATCCGCCATGACGCCACTGGTCGGCGTGGGTGTCATCACCCTGGATAGGATGTACCCTCTCACTCTTGGCTCGAACATTGGCACGACCGCGACAGGTCTCCTGGCAGCCATGGCCAGCTCTGGGGACAAGCTTGAAAACAGCATCCAGATCGCCCTCTGCCATCTCTTCTTCAACATCTCTGGCATCATCCTCTGGTACCCCATCCCAGTGATGCGCAAGGTGCCCATCCTCCTGGCCAAGAAGCTTGGCAACACAACTGCAAAATACCGCTGGTTTGCCATCATGTACCTCATCTTGATGTTCTTCGTGCTCCCGCTGACCGTATTCGGCCTCTCCCTCATCAGCATCTGGTGTCTGGTGGCCGTCGGTAGCCCTCTCATTCTCCTCGCAATATTCATCGTGGTGGTCAATGTGCTGCAGACGAAGAAGCCCCACTTCCTGCCAGAGAAGCTGCGTACCTGGGATTTCCTGCCCCTGTGCTTGCACTCCCTGGCCCCTCTGGATCATCTCATCTCCAAGATGCTCCAGACAATCAAGAACTGCTGCCCGTGCAACAGGAACTCAAAAGGAGCCCTCAATGTGAGTGGTCAGCCCCTTGTCAGCAGCAATAATGCCTCTCCAGTGAAAGTTCACTATGATGTAGTAAATGAGCGGACAGATACCTTGCCAGCATCTGATTTGAGCAACGCCAATGGGGCTGAACGGCTC